A stretch of the Archangium violaceum genome encodes the following:
- a CDS encoding serine/threonine-protein kinase: MGYGPLVLVRKLGAGALGTVYLAEHSSSGAHFAVKVLHPHMADNPAVLDRFYSEARSAQHLVHPSVARVLDMRQAPSGHHCLLMEYVNGTALSGLPLPLPPAEAVFLLSQVLEGLEAAHAWGVIHRDIKPENLVLTTDRDGERRVKLLDFGMAATLAAGFSEEELAAGMVVGSPAYLAPELWVRAEPDGRTDLYALAVLGYRLLTGRLPFGGGGRMGEMLLVHKPTRPLPPHVIEERVPRALSAVLMQAMSLRPDDRFASARAFRAALHEAMRRPAFGCIAPPAFRVRLEEPQGLGLRPVLVNDLSEEGMRIAADGQLPRLGTRMRAELTHNGWALECSCDVVRLLPAEEARTWGGRQGYILRFSESSEDVRRMVAQALAPPPTEPTPDPELARLLSRAAACSQDPYTLLAIHPHADFAEVMRRVVQAERRLEPFWHRPLPTEQRQALEALRGKLEVARRTLGEPLARARFDASRGNFQGVARCIAAGVPVTAVERLRQVFLTTRPNAEARARALFDEGIVLEAQNVLDAALARYTEALRVDPLNLLLHRYYYLLTERMRTETTRPAEASTFPSAPH; encoded by the coding sequence ATGGGCTACGGGCCGCTCGTCCTCGTGCGCAAACTGGGCGCCGGGGCGCTCGGGACGGTGTACCTCGCCGAGCACTCGTCGAGCGGCGCGCACTTCGCCGTGAAGGTGCTCCACCCGCACATGGCCGACAATCCGGCCGTGCTCGACCGCTTCTACTCGGAGGCCCGCTCCGCCCAGCACCTCGTCCACCCGAGCGTGGCCCGGGTGCTCGACATGCGCCAGGCGCCCAGCGGCCACCATTGTCTCCTCATGGAGTACGTCAATGGCACCGCCCTGTCGGGCCTGCCGCTGCCGCTGCCTCCCGCGGAGGCCGTGTTCCTGCTGTCTCAGGTGCTGGAGGGACTCGAGGCCGCGCACGCCTGGGGCGTCATCCATCGCGACATCAAGCCGGAGAACCTCGTCCTCACCACGGACCGGGACGGCGAGCGGCGCGTGAAGCTCCTCGACTTCGGCATGGCGGCCACGCTGGCCGCGGGGTTCTCCGAGGAGGAGCTCGCCGCCGGCATGGTGGTGGGCAGTCCGGCCTACCTCGCGCCCGAGCTGTGGGTGCGCGCCGAGCCGGATGGGCGCACGGACCTGTACGCGCTCGCGGTGCTGGGCTACCGGCTCCTCACGGGGCGGCTGCCCTTCGGCGGAGGCGGGCGCATGGGCGAGATGCTCCTCGTGCACAAGCCCACCCGGCCGCTGCCGCCCCACGTCATCGAGGAGCGCGTGCCGCGGGCGCTCTCCGCGGTGCTGATGCAGGCCATGTCCCTGCGTCCCGATGACCGCTTCGCCAGCGCCCGGGCCTTCCGCGCCGCGCTGCACGAGGCCATGCGGCGGCCCGCCTTCGGCTGCATCGCGCCCCCGGCCTTCCGCGTGAGGCTCGAGGAGCCTCAAGGCCTGGGGCTGCGACCGGTGCTCGTGAACGACCTGAGCGAGGAGGGCATGCGCATCGCCGCGGACGGGCAGCTGCCACGGCTCGGCACCCGCATGCGGGCGGAGCTCACCCACAATGGATGGGCGCTCGAGTGCTCGTGCGACGTGGTGCGCCTGCTGCCCGCGGAGGAGGCTCGCACCTGGGGCGGTCGCCAGGGTTACATCCTCCGCTTCTCCGAGTCCTCCGAGGACGTGCGCCGCATGGTTGCCCAGGCGCTGGCGCCGCCTCCCACGGAGCCGACGCCGGATCCGGAGCTTGCCCGGCTCCTGTCGCGCGCCGCCGCGTGCAGCCAGGATCCATACACCCTGTTGGCCATCCACCCGCATGCGGACTTCGCGGAGGTGATGCGGCGCGTGGTCCAGGCCGAGCGTCGGCTGGAGCCCTTCTGGCATCGGCCCCTTCCCACCGAGCAGCGCCAGGCGCTCGAGGCGCTCCGGGGGAAGCTGGAGGTCGCCAGACGGACGCTTGGTGAGCCGCTGGCCCGCGCGCGCTTCGATGCCTCCCGGGGCAACTTCCAGGGGGTGGCCCGCTGCATTGCCGCCGGGGTGCCGGTGACGGCGGTGGAGCGGCTGCGTCAGGTCTTCCTCACCACCCGGCCGAACGCGGAGGCCCGCGCGCGTGCCCTCTTCGACGAGGGCATCGTCCTGGAGGCCCAGAACGTGCTCGACGCCGCGTTGGCGCGCTACACCGAGGCGCTCCGCGTGGATCCGCTCAACCTCCTGCTGCACCGCTACTACTACCTGCTGACCGAGCGGATGCGCACGGAAACGACCCGCCCGGCCGAGGCTTCGACCTTCCCCTCCGCGCCACATTGA
- a CDS encoding pre-toxin TG domain-containing protein: MRVGRGAPGWIIGSALLLLVMACAGPESGRASRTRAWALSSGPERADWRRSEPPSSPRTTSRGSMSPEEAARWSAVEAKLEEYLQWGMRLMETHAAHLRRIAPGHRLTEHPLREKSLDALVRATLAWAYAHTDDPDFLRRSPPEVALYLLASRSALATAIELGKKAPPHLDYTPPPEDTYSPEELLLELTLGLTPLISEVTDLEAAVSGYSFTGHRLSHPERFIHVLGVVLPFANGKLLKKGGEAALQRVALVTGRSLDEVRVLSRVASHLSPEDVKEIERVLQRAADRGGSLTEAELAFLERVAGTLEQPLRLAANALNPGQALPVLGMRTLPDGTRLVPGSAEHMAQRWVDYQFRHPHKYRSFSSAVDPEWERRYRSILANKKAGNVFEDGMLEAGGFEKNTALMMPPPGSHAQGFIPDSVRGNPSELVWGQPYRFVEAKARQELAYTGNLKAMIEYVRNHGGHIELWIRSAKHPEGKTYMTQPLRNALMGLERDGMAHVRYSP; this comes from the coding sequence ATGCGTGTGGGACGGGGCGCACCGGGGTGGATCATCGGCAGCGCCCTGCTGCTCCTGGTGATGGCCTGCGCGGGGCCGGAGTCCGGTAGGGCCTCGCGCACCCGGGCATGGGCCCTCTCCTCCGGTCCGGAGCGCGCGGATTGGAGGCGCTCGGAGCCTCCGTCATCACCGCGAACCACCTCCCGTGGCTCCATGAGTCCGGAGGAGGCCGCGCGCTGGTCGGCGGTGGAGGCGAAGCTGGAGGAGTACCTGCAGTGGGGCATGCGTCTGATGGAGACGCACGCCGCGCACCTGCGGCGCATCGCTCCCGGCCACCGCCTCACCGAGCACCCGCTGCGAGAGAAGTCCCTCGATGCGCTCGTGCGCGCCACGCTCGCCTGGGCCTACGCCCATACGGACGACCCGGACTTCCTGCGTCGGAGTCCCCCGGAGGTCGCGCTCTACCTGCTGGCCAGCCGCTCCGCCCTCGCCACCGCCATCGAGCTGGGCAAGAAGGCCCCGCCCCATCTCGACTACACGCCACCCCCCGAGGACACGTACTCCCCGGAGGAGCTGTTGCTGGAGCTGACCCTCGGCCTCACACCGCTCATCAGTGAGGTGACGGACCTGGAGGCGGCCGTCTCCGGTTACAGCTTCACCGGCCATCGGCTCAGCCATCCCGAGCGGTTCATCCATGTCCTTGGCGTGGTGTTGCCGTTCGCCAACGGCAAGCTGCTGAAGAAGGGCGGCGAGGCCGCGCTACAGCGGGTAGCGCTCGTCACTGGCAGGAGCCTGGACGAGGTGCGGGTGCTCTCCCGCGTTGCCTCCCACTTGAGCCCCGAGGATGTGAAGGAGATTGAACGCGTCCTCCAGCGAGCCGCGGACAGGGGCGGCTCGCTGACGGAGGCGGAGCTGGCCTTCCTCGAGCGGGTGGCTGGGACGCTGGAACAGCCCCTGCGCCTGGCCGCCAATGCCCTGAATCCCGGGCAGGCGCTGCCCGTGCTGGGGATGCGCACGCTCCCTGACGGCACGCGTCTGGTGCCTGGAAGTGCCGAGCACATGGCCCAGCGCTGGGTGGACTACCAGTTCCGCCATCCTCACAAGTACCGGAGTTTCTCCTCCGCGGTGGACCCGGAGTGGGAGCGGCGCTACCGCTCCATCCTCGCCAACAAAAAGGCGGGAAATGTCTTCGAGGACGGCATGCTCGAGGCAGGTGGTTTCGAGAAGAACACCGCGTTGATGATGCCTCCGCCGGGCAGTCATGCGCAGGGCTTCATCCCGGACTCGGTGCGTGGCAACCCGAGTGAGCTGGTGTGGGGCCAGCCCTACCGTTTCGTGGAAGCGAAGGCACGCCAGGAACTGGCCTACACAGGCAACCTCAAGGCCATGATCGAGTACGTGCGGAACCATGGAGGCCATATCGAGCTGTGGATTCGTTCCGCGAAGCACCCCGAGGGGAAGACATACATGACCCAGCCGCTACGCAATGCATTGATGGGCCTGGAGCGTGACGGTATGGCTCACGTGCGGTATTCACCCTGA
- a CDS encoding mannose-1-phosphate guanylyltransferase: protein MNIHPVIMAGGSGTRFWPLSRKARPKQFLPLASKNPLITDTASRLKGLASVKDTLIVCGPLHAKQAAKLVKGLPKKNLLVEPVARNTAPAIALAAVQVAAKDPEGILVVLPSDHHVADVAGFKKTIAEAAQVAAKGHLVTLGIKPNRPETGYGYIQVGGALEGGSRQVKAFREKPDVETARRYVESGEYLWNAGIFVFRADAILEAFDKHMPEMKKGLDALRKAAGKRTFAAVLKKVFPKLPSISIDYGVMEKATNIAVLPGDFGWSDVGSFAAIPEVRPADEHGNVVSGPEAVVVDCKGCVVIADKRPLSVVGLTDMVVVDSGDAVLVVPKDKSQDVRKVVEALKARKREKFL from the coding sequence ATGAACATCCATCCCGTCATCATGGCCGGTGGTTCCGGCACCCGTTTCTGGCCGCTGTCGCGCAAGGCGCGGCCCAAGCAGTTCCTCCCCCTGGCCTCGAAGAACCCGCTCATCACCGACACCGCCTCCCGCCTCAAGGGACTGGCCTCGGTGAAGGACACCCTCATCGTCTGCGGTCCCCTGCACGCGAAGCAGGCGGCGAAGCTGGTGAAGGGTCTGCCGAAGAAGAACCTCCTGGTGGAGCCGGTGGCGCGCAACACCGCGCCGGCCATCGCCCTGGCGGCGGTGCAGGTGGCCGCGAAGGACCCCGAGGGCATCCTGGTCGTCCTGCCCTCGGACCACCACGTGGCGGATGTGGCCGGCTTCAAGAAGACCATCGCCGAGGCCGCGCAGGTGGCCGCCAAGGGGCACCTCGTCACGCTGGGCATCAAACCGAACCGCCCGGAGACGGGCTACGGCTACATCCAGGTGGGCGGCGCGCTGGAGGGCGGGAGTCGTCAGGTGAAGGCCTTCCGCGAGAAGCCGGACGTGGAGACGGCCCGGCGCTACGTGGAGTCGGGCGAGTACCTGTGGAACGCGGGCATCTTCGTCTTCCGGGCGGACGCCATCCTGGAGGCCTTCGACAAGCATATGCCGGAGATGAAGAAGGGGCTGGACGCGCTGCGCAAGGCGGCCGGCAAGCGCACCTTCGCGGCGGTGCTCAAGAAGGTGTTCCCGAAGCTGCCCTCCATTTCCATCGACTACGGTGTGATGGAGAAGGCCACCAACATCGCGGTGCTGCCGGGTGACTTCGGCTGGTCGGACGTGGGCTCCTTCGCCGCCATCCCCGAGGTGCGTCCCGCGGACGAGCATGGCAACGTGGTCTCCGGTCCCGAGGCGGTGGTGGTGGACTGCAAGGGCTGCGTGGTGATCGCCGACAAGCGCCCGCTGTCCGTGGTGGGCCTCACCGACATGGTGGTGGTGGACTCGGGCGACGCGGTGCTGGTGGTGCCCAAGGACAAGAGCCAGGACGTGCGCAAGGTGGTGGAGGCCCTCAAGGCCCGCAAGCGCGAGAAGTTCCTGTAG
- a CDS encoding GDSL-type esterase/lipase family protein: MTLALTLALAVGLSLVPQLPEAWRPIPSLAKGPVMPQLVALVTTSSAASKRKAVGVEPDTDTNAPEVPILPEEDEPEEDATEVAEAEGSDAGTPEPAPEVAESDPLGLAGLGPTQRAKALRMEALREKMGAQHVDLEPGCRRMGASGCEESGLAPFFDALRALHEGRRTQPVRVEHLGDSLIASDHITDVARVRLQDRHGSGGKGFLYIDRPTRSGRGVRAGQASPGWVFTRIIDRAPPKDRLPFTGVAFAAGNAGPQDVRFAIGDARTAEIFFLAQPGGGSVQVLVDGKPLQRVQTRWTPAEVAYAPVKLPADAKTLTLKTRGKVELHGVSLENGNPGVVYDTIGLPGAYAGVFLRTHQPFFRAQMRQRKPSLVVLMFGGNEAFRLSRDWTKPEEIKKEAQALVELVRESVPDAACLVWSPIDAAVRTMGGELVPRRGSRLVADIFRDVAKEGGCAYWDALNAMGGEGSAIRWLSAGMLNEDLIHPRAKGSDLLGHLFDLAIQRAYAASRPPPLVAHDPTGLQNAEKTLTATFKRMSSLEKGEEARLGILQLGASHTASHYFTDVVRNALTKRFGDAGRGFIAAGKASDRLKPAGVSRELTGEWTIEDALQATTPGQAWGLSGIRAVGAPGAALRIRFCEGCDAAPTPPARLSLYWLDGPGAGQMEVKVDGNAMPPEPPPPEPFTTPTVRIRSFPVTGTAHEVEVLNKGGGTLTVLGAALDLEQRGVTYDAAGLPGSTASTLASEDPQALAAQLSSRKPQLLVFWYGTNESGQADLDAEKLRSEYGELIARLKKDAGGAECLLMGTTDRMQQGPDGTWTEAPALARVLTVLPEVARAQGCAYWSARAAMGGDHAMPRWQRDGLGHTDGTHLTPEGYEKLAGMFLTDLLAAYEAFKAQPPALASEVQGR; this comes from the coding sequence GTGACGCTCGCCCTCACGCTGGCGCTCGCTGTGGGGTTGTCCCTCGTCCCACAGCTGCCGGAGGCGTGGCGGCCCATTCCCAGCCTCGCCAAGGGGCCGGTGATGCCGCAGCTCGTCGCGCTCGTCACCACCTCCAGCGCCGCCTCCAAGCGCAAGGCCGTGGGCGTCGAGCCCGATACCGACACGAACGCGCCCGAGGTGCCCATCCTCCCCGAGGAGGATGAGCCCGAGGAGGATGCAACCGAGGTGGCCGAGGCCGAGGGCTCCGACGCCGGAACTCCCGAGCCCGCGCCCGAGGTCGCCGAGTCCGACCCCCTGGGTCTGGCGGGCCTGGGCCCCACCCAGCGCGCCAAGGCCCTGCGCATGGAGGCCCTGCGCGAGAAGATGGGTGCCCAGCACGTGGACCTCGAGCCCGGCTGCCGGCGCATGGGCGCCTCCGGGTGCGAGGAGAGCGGGCTCGCCCCCTTCTTCGACGCGCTGCGCGCCCTGCACGAGGGCCGCCGAACCCAGCCCGTGCGCGTGGAGCACCTGGGCGACTCGCTGATCGCCTCGGACCACATCACCGACGTGGCGCGCGTGCGGCTGCAGGATCGCCACGGCTCGGGCGGCAAGGGCTTCCTCTACATCGATCGTCCCACCCGCTCCGGCCGCGGCGTGCGCGCCGGCCAGGCCTCCCCGGGCTGGGTGTTCACCCGCATCATCGATCGCGCCCCGCCGAAGGACCGGCTGCCCTTCACGGGCGTGGCCTTCGCCGCGGGCAACGCGGGCCCCCAGGACGTGCGCTTCGCCATCGGGGACGCGCGCACGGCGGAGATCTTCTTCCTCGCCCAGCCGGGCGGCGGCTCCGTGCAGGTGCTCGTGGACGGCAAGCCACTGCAGCGCGTGCAGACGCGCTGGACGCCCGCGGAGGTGGCCTACGCGCCGGTGAAGCTGCCGGCCGACGCGAAGACGCTGACACTGAAGACACGGGGCAAGGTGGAGCTGCACGGCGTCTCGCTGGAGAACGGCAACCCCGGCGTGGTGTACGACACCATCGGCCTGCCGGGGGCCTACGCGGGCGTCTTCCTGCGCACGCACCAGCCCTTCTTCCGCGCGCAGATGCGCCAGCGCAAGCCGTCGCTGGTGGTGCTCATGTTCGGCGGCAACGAGGCCTTCCGCCTCTCGCGCGACTGGACGAAGCCGGAGGAGATCAAGAAGGAGGCGCAGGCGCTCGTGGAGCTGGTGCGCGAGTCCGTGCCGGACGCCGCGTGCCTCGTCTGGTCGCCCATCGACGCGGCCGTACGCACCATGGGTGGCGAGCTGGTGCCGCGCCGGGGCTCGCGACTGGTGGCGGACATCTTCCGCGACGTGGCGAAGGAAGGCGGCTGCGCCTACTGGGACGCGCTCAACGCCATGGGCGGCGAGGGCTCCGCCATCCGCTGGCTGTCGGCCGGCATGCTCAACGAGGACCTCATCCACCCGCGCGCGAAGGGCTCGGACCTGCTGGGCCACCTCTTCGACCTGGCCATCCAGCGCGCCTATGCCGCGAGCCGCCCTCCCCCCCTGGTGGCCCACGACCCTACCGGCCTCCAGAACGCCGAGAAGACCCTCACCGCCACCTTCAAGCGGATGAGCTCGCTGGAGAAGGGCGAGGAGGCCCGGCTGGGCATCCTCCAGCTCGGGGCCTCGCACACGGCCTCGCACTACTTCACCGACGTGGTGCGCAACGCGCTGACGAAGCGCTTCGGGGACGCCGGGCGCGGCTTCATCGCCGCGGGCAAGGCGTCGGATCGGCTGAAGCCCGCGGGCGTCTCGCGCGAGCTGACGGGCGAGTGGACCATCGAGGACGCGCTGCAGGCCACCACGCCGGGGCAGGCCTGGGGCCTCAGTGGCATCCGCGCGGTGGGTGCCCCCGGCGCCGCGTTGCGCATCCGCTTCTGCGAGGGCTGCGACGCCGCCCCCACGCCTCCCGCGCGGCTCTCCCTCTATTGGCTGGATGGGCCCGGTGCCGGGCAGATGGAGGTGAAGGTGGACGGCAACGCCATGCCTCCCGAGCCGCCTCCCCCCGAGCCCTTCACCACGCCCACGGTCCGCATCCGCTCCTTCCCCGTCACCGGCACCGCCCACGAGGTGGAGGTGCTCAACAAGGGCGGCGGGACCCTCACCGTGCTGGGCGCGGCGTTGGACCTGGAGCAGCGCGGCGTCACCTACGACGCGGCGGGCCTGCCGGGCTCCACCGCCTCCACCCTGGCCAGCGAGGATCCTCAGGCGCTCGCCGCGCAGCTCTCCTCGCGCAAGCCGCAGCTGCTCGTCTTCTGGTACGGCACCAACGAGAGCGGCCAGGCGGACCTGGACGCGGAGAAGCTGCGCTCCGAGTACGGTGAGCTCATCGCCCGCCTCAAGAAGGACGCGGGCGGCGCCGAGTGCCTCCTGATGGGCACCACCGATCGGATGCAGCAGGGCCCGGACGGCACGTGGACGGAGGCCCCCGCGCTCGCCAGGGTGCTGACGGTGCTGCCCGAGGTGGCACGCGCGCAGGGCTGCGCGTACTGGTCCGCTCGGGCGGCCATGGGTGGGGACCACGCCATGCCGCGCTGGCAGCGGGATGGACTGGGCCACACCGACGGCACCCACCTGACGCCCGAGGGCTACGAGAAGCTCGCGGGCATGTTCCTCACCGATCTGCTCGCGGCCTACGAAGCCTTCAAGGCCCAGCCGCCGGCGCTCGCCTCGGAAGTCCAAGGACGCTGA
- a CDS encoding MBOAT family O-acyltransferase, with protein MYFHSLQFVFFLTVTFALYWSVHRHKWARLGVLMVASVIFYSMWTPWPLLLFIGATGINHLCIKGFRRSESQGVRKALLTVSIVSTLGVLVVFKYADLFRETAVALLGPLGVHVRTERFGLLLPVGLSFFTFQAISYVVDSYRGEIQKEHTYFEHLLYLLFFPHLVAGPIVRASHLIERFDDTPSLTAQEGGQGLYRIAVGLAKKLIIADVLGSGLVDPVFASPDAYTSAECFIAAVAYSFELYFDFSAYSDIAIGTAALFGFKFEENFNRPYLATNLFDFWGRWHISLSHWLRDYLYRPLGGNRVSKPRALLNLMITMGLGGLWHGADWRFAIWGLAHGAMECVIRVWWWVTGKPPKEGPVARVRAGFGWAATFLVVVLTRIVFRAPNLGRAGEMYARLFEGSMGLANVSTLVWSVLAVAAVSHVTPLSLFHKAGDLFVKMPVPVRAVVLVLVGLGVRHLTSVETRPYVYFQF; from the coding sequence GTGTACTTCCACAGCCTCCAGTTCGTCTTCTTCCTCACCGTCACCTTCGCCCTCTACTGGTCGGTGCACCGCCACAAGTGGGCGCGGCTGGGCGTGTTGATGGTGGCGAGCGTCATCTTCTATTCGATGTGGACGCCGTGGCCTCTGCTGCTCTTCATCGGGGCCACGGGCATCAACCACCTGTGCATCAAGGGCTTCCGGCGCTCGGAGTCACAAGGTGTGCGCAAGGCCCTGTTGACGGTGTCCATCGTCAGCACGCTCGGCGTGCTGGTCGTCTTCAAGTACGCGGACCTGTTCCGCGAGACGGCGGTGGCGCTGCTCGGCCCGCTGGGCGTCCACGTGCGCACCGAGCGCTTCGGCCTGCTGCTGCCGGTGGGCCTGTCCTTCTTCACCTTCCAGGCCATCAGCTACGTGGTGGACAGCTACCGGGGGGAAATCCAGAAGGAGCACACGTACTTCGAGCACCTGCTCTACCTGCTCTTCTTCCCGCACCTGGTGGCGGGCCCCATCGTGCGCGCCTCGCACCTCATCGAGCGCTTCGACGACACGCCCTCGCTGACGGCTCAGGAGGGGGGCCAGGGCCTGTACCGCATCGCCGTGGGACTGGCGAAGAAGCTCATCATCGCGGACGTGCTGGGCAGTGGCCTGGTGGACCCCGTCTTCGCCTCGCCGGACGCCTACACCTCCGCCGAGTGCTTCATCGCGGCGGTGGCCTACAGCTTCGAGCTCTACTTCGACTTCTCGGCGTACTCGGACATCGCCATCGGCACGGCGGCGCTCTTCGGCTTCAAGTTCGAGGAGAACTTCAACCGCCCCTACCTGGCGACGAACCTCTTCGACTTCTGGGGCCGCTGGCACATCAGCCTGTCCCACTGGCTGCGCGACTACCTCTACCGGCCGCTGGGCGGCAACCGCGTCTCCAAGCCCCGGGCGCTCCTCAACCTGATGATCACCATGGGGTTGGGCGGCCTGTGGCACGGGGCGGACTGGCGCTTCGCCATCTGGGGCCTGGCGCACGGAGCGATGGAGTGCGTCATCCGCGTGTGGTGGTGGGTGACGGGCAAGCCGCCGAAGGAAGGCCCCGTGGCCCGGGTGCGCGCGGGGTTCGGCTGGGCGGCCACGTTCCTCGTGGTGGTGCTCACGCGCATCGTCTTCCGCGCGCCGAACCTGGGGCGCGCCGGGGAGATGTACGCGCGGCTCTTCGAGGGCAGCATGGGCCTGGCCAACGTGAGCACCCTCGTCTGGTCGGTGCTGGCGGTGGCGGCGGTGAGCCACGTCACCCCGCTGAGCCTCTTCCACAAGGCGGGCGACCTGTTCGTGAAGATGCCGGTGCCCGTGCGAGCGGTGGTGCTGGTGCTGGTGGGCCTGGGCGTGCGCCACCTGACGTCGGTGGAGACGCGCCCGTACGTCTACTTCCAGTTCTGA